A stretch of DNA from Anopheles ziemanni chromosome 3, idAnoZiCoDA_A2_x.2, whole genome shotgun sequence:
CATGCCGTTGAGGCCGGCGTGACGGATGAACAGATGAAAGTATGTCCCACAAGCCCGAATCGACAATATGTAACGAATGTGTTCGTGCTAACGAGAGGTAAAAAGTAATCATACAtcattaatattattttaaagtcTTAGAAACACGCTTACTTACTTTTAACTTAAACGGCCGCACCAGGCAAGTTCCTGCGGGGCGATCCTTAAGCAGGAGTTCACTGTAATGGCGATCGATATCGTAGAAGAAAGGCTCCAGCTCGACGGTGTCGTTAATCACAACGTACCGTGGTTTATTTGCCAGTGAGAGCGTAGGACGGACGCTCGGGTTAGTTGACTCTTCCACTGCAGGGTTCGGTTGCACTGATTTGTACTGCTCACTGGCTTCCGATTGCACTTCTAAATCCTTCCTGCACCGGCAATACACAATGTCCCTGATGCTTtccgaaa
This window harbors:
- the LOC131284126 gene encoding uncharacterized protein LOC131284126, translated to MGCCCCLHVSYHLIVNLFDRFSESIRDIVYCRCRKDLEVQSEASEQYKSVQPNPAVEESTNPSVRPTLSLANKPRYVVINDTVELEPFFYDIDRHYSELLLKDRPAGTCLVRPFKLKHEHIRYILSIRACGTYFHLFIRHAGLNGMYALGLEKEPEKRFKFPTDIVRYYQLHALECTRATTTVKLQLIPLQLSDLAPKNGELN